In Musa acuminata AAA Group cultivar baxijiao chromosome BXJ2-10, Cavendish_Baxijiao_AAA, whole genome shotgun sequence, a genomic segment contains:
- the LOC135624449 gene encoding WPP domain-interacting protein 2-like, protein MAPFGETEVELRGDLAEEPSRIDSPIETGGADRVPEERGSVSPAEAVDFSPGGGKANGDLVGGEFSVDSPLNPSGSPSSVAASAKGYGLKKWRRIRRDTSKDVTGNADRSSKSSTAASAPRLQHEVIGFLRDRSRARNIGGKGPGGHDVQKRGQWAKRGKTDAGKKIREDQVKNETENFYSSIESDLMSSNTAFLHMDSMASNGKQSEKSVNYDGGDAQPSEEVRSCFYKDNGGVGALLREDLETNQSGEKNYNKFENIHPGSDLDPFLESIVSLQATKEALENEIRNFGEIGKVMIFDDANCQYEETEGISSPAVEANFVDLNRKIEQLECKLGEALTSVKTKESKVLELKAILSRTGWPNKDIDSTNISSLQEKCKEMEMELENLLVKKIEAEIEYLVLTKTTQSWKVVAEDHIASLEQQRTLSGDKPKATHKVKYAENETVIFRGVTEELEKDLSETKEVLRLQGRVFKYSVCCFVQMVILCIAFELFLLHLLPSSSGVTPT, encoded by the exons ATGGCTCCTTTCGGTGAAACTGAGGTGGAGCTCCGTGGAGACTTGGCTGAAGAACCTTCTCGGATCGATTCTCCAATTGAGACAGGAGGTGCAGATCGAGTTCCGGAAGAGAGAGGGAGTGTCTCTCCTGCTGAAGCTGTTGACTTTTCTCCTGGGGGTGGGAAAGCTAATGGGGATTTAGTTGGAGGAGAGTTTTCGGTTGATTCGCCTTTGAATCCGAGTGGATCTCCTTCGAGCGTGGCAGCCTCTGCGAAGGGTTATGGATTGAAGAAGTGGAGGAGAATTAGGAGAGACACGAGTAAAGATGTAACTGGCAATGCTGATCGTAGTAGTAAGTCATCGACGGCTGCAAGTGCACCAAGGCTGCAGCATGAAGTGATTGGTTTTTTGAGGGACAGAAGCAGGGCAAGAAACATTGGTGGAAAAGGACCGGGGGGGCATGATGTACAAAAAAGAGGTCAATGGGCAAAACGAGGCAAAACCGATGCTGGTAAGAAGATTCGAGAAGACCAAGTTAAAAACGAGACCGAGAACTTCTATTCAAGCATCGAATCTGACTTGATGAGTTCAAACACTGCTTTTCTACATATGGACAGCATGGCTAGTAATGGGAAGCAAAGTGAGAAATCTGTAAATTATGATGGCGGCGATGCTCAGCCAAGTGAGGAAGTAAGATCATGTTTCTACAAGGACAATGGGGGAGTTGGAGCTTTGTTGAGGGAAGATCTAGAAACCAATCAGTCAGGAGAGAAGAATTATAATAAATTTGAGAATATTCATCCAGGGTCAGATCTTGATCCCTTTTTAGAGTCAATTGTTTCTCTGCAAGCAACAAAAGAAGCATTAGAAAATG AAATCCGTAACTTTGGGGAAATTGGGAAAGTCATGATATTTGATGATGCAAATTGCCAGTATGAAGAAACAGAAGGAATTAGTTCCCCAGCTGTTGAAGCCAATTTTGTTGACCTAAATCGGAAGATAGAGCAGCTGGAATGCAAGTTAGGAGAAGCTTTAACCAGTGTCAAAACCAAGGAATCGAAGGTACTTGAGCTTAAAGCAATTCTTAGCAGGACAGGGTGGCCAAACAAGGACATAGATAGCACCAACATATCAAGCCTCCAAGAGAAGTGcaaggagatggagatggagttgGAGAACTTGCTTGTAAAGAAGATAGAGGCGGAAATTGAATATTTGGTCCTTACAAAAACTACTCAAAGTTGGAAAGTCGTAGCAGAAGACCACATTGCTTCTTTAGAGCAGCAGAGAACTTTATCTGGGGATAAGCCAAAGGCTACGCATAAAGTGAAGTATGCTGAAAACGAGACTGTCATTTTCAGGGGAGTAACTGAGGAACTAGAGAAGGATCTGTCAGAGACCAAAGAGGTTTTGAGGTTGCAGGGTAGAGTAtttaagtactctgtttgctgttTTGTCCAGATGGTGATCTTGTGTATTGCCTTTGAGTTGTTTCTCTTGCACCTATTGCCCTCATCTAGTGGGGTCACACCCACGTAA